From the genome of Cydia strobilella chromosome 21, ilCydStro3.1, whole genome shotgun sequence, one region includes:
- the LOC134751066 gene encoding uncharacterized protein LOC134751066, translating to MDASNPTKLPPYNWIKDANIYNKNYALIPPEWIEANADIVVVLFISKNVDREGIVQKFYNIYESVKHANVPLEVIHVPLDENKLLMRQSFEQQANWFTLLHDDPLVLILTYLYEVSYIPYVVVIKPDGTIVSNTGNRDLEQYGKNAVIAWLPPSACVKHTRKLTDEAPMYGSKWRYLIKEEEEEKKEYPRRFTTDISKNSARIGLMPARRSEKKENAEAQTEAE from the coding sequence ATGGATGCTTCTAATCCAACCAAGCTTCCTCCTTACAACTGGATAAAAGACGCAAATATTTACAACAAAAATTACGCTTTGATTCCGCCGGAATGGATCGAGGCAAACGCAGATATAGTCGTAGTCCTTTTCATCTCCAAGAATGTAGACAGGGAGGGAATAGTCCAgaaattttataatatctacGAAAGTGTCAAACACGCGAATGTGCCTCTAGAAGTTATACATGTGCCTTTAGACGAGAATAAATTACTAATGAGGCAAAGCTTCGAGCAGCAAGCGAACTGGTTCACGCTTCTACATGATGATCCCCTGGTACTCATCCTGACTTATTTATATGAAGTATCGTATATTCcatatgttgttgttataaaaCCCGATGGGACAATTGTTTCTAACACTGGCAATCGAGATTTGGAGCAATATGGTAAAAATGCAGTCATAGCTTGGTTGCCTCCATCGGCGTGTGTGAAACATACTAGAAAACTTACTGATGAAGCGCCTATGTATGGATCTAAGTGGAGGTATTTGATTaaagaggaagaagaagaaaagaaaGAATACCCGAGGAGGTTTACGACCGATATCTCAAAGAATAGCGCACGGATAGGATTAATGCCAGCGAGGCGCAGCGAGAAGAAGGAAAATGCAGAGGCCCAGACTGAAGCCGAGTAG